GGCCCCACGGGAGCAGAATGGGGCAGCCCTGGCTGTACTTTGCCCCCACACCTTCAGGGATccaaggagggagggggcaaaggagAAGCAGCTTGTCACCCGCCCCCAACATACAGGGTGCCTGGAGCCCCAGGGGGAGTCTCCCCACCCTCCCGTCACATGGGGGATctgggtgtttgtggggctgaaccctgccccccaccccataccTAGGCCAGGAGGcttggcgggggaggggcggggctcttTCTGACATTCCAGCAGCAGAAATGGCTAACTGAGGACGTTCAGGGTCCCGGTCACCTGGATCCTGTTACCCAGCTCACACAGTGTGGGACCTGGGGGGTGATACGGGGAACGTCTCCCTGCCAGGACTGTACAGAGCGTCCCCTCTTGCATTACAGATATTAACGAGTGTCTGGGGCAGAACCAGACAGACTGTGGAAAAAACGCACAGTGCAACAACGCGCCTGGGAGTTACTCCTGCACCTGCATCGATGGCTACGAgctcagctctgggaaagccaagttcaTGCACgaaagtgagaacagctgccagggtgagctctcccctggccccaccacaCCCTGCTCAGGCCCCCagtctgccccctccctcagggctgggagcagagccttttccagccccacactgacagggaaccccctgggtgggagggtgtgtcCTAGAGGGCCATTATGCCCCCTTAGGCAGCCAGGGCGGCCTGATCGGAGAAGGGGCCGGGACGTTCCAGGCCCTTGTTTGCGACGTTCAGCCGGTAGTTAGAGCTTGTATCAAGTCCCAGCCGGCCGTTCCCATGGAAACCGCCCGTTACACCCCCGTTTGGGGGGCGCAGAGCACCAGGCCTGTAGCACTGGGAGAACTCAGGAGCCCATTGGTTCAAACGCTTCCCCTGGCAGAGACCTCGCCCAGCCGTTCCTGCGCCAGCCCCAGGCCGCGTGGGATCACCCCAGCCAGTGTCCTGGGGCGGGTCTAGGCACAAGAAGAAATCAGCGCTGCAGGTATCTCAGCCAGCGTCCCGGGGATTGTGCGGGGATAGCTGGTATCGGGAGCCGTGTGGAGAATCCCTAGGGCTTGCCCCCGGGGGGATTGATGGCGATCGCTGTTCTCTTTGGAAGCGCACTGATTATTCCAGACCAGAGTGTCCGGACAGGGAGTGATTCCACAGGAGCTGTTACCCTCAATTTCCCCATGGACTTAAGCCCCTAGAGACACCCAATCTCAGAGCTCCCTGCAACTCGGGCGAGTTTGGGCTTGCGGACACCCCGACCccgaggagggagaggggctctggcACCACACCGAACCCAGCGCATGGCCCCCCTTCTCCAGCAGACAGAGCATCGGAGCTGGGGAAAGAGCTTTGGAGCAGTGGCTGTGCTGTGGCTggatgtgtgtacagcacctggcaccacGGGGTCCCGACTGCGGCGCTACCCGCTATAAACATCCCAATCGCACCAGGACGGGATGGATAAGGACGCTGGAAGCTTCGTTCCCATCCCGCatggacataagaacggccgtaccagatcagaccaaaggtccatctagcccagtatctgtctaccgactgGCAATGCCAGGTGCAGCccccagagagagacaggcaCTAGatcaagatctctctctctctcctctctcatccatctccatcccctgACAACAGAGGGCTAGGGACACCCATTCCTTACCTAGCCATGgccaatagccatttatggacttataccatgaatttatccagtttcttttaaacactgttatgccttcacaacctcctcaggtaaggagagTTCCACAAGTGAGTTGTGCCTGAAGAagaaaagaacttcctttttttgtttttgcctgcTATTAAACCGCTGGTAGCCTTCTGGGGCGGAACCCGATTGTACGTCGTTTCCAGAATAAAGCAGGTTCTGGAAACGCGGAGCTGCCTTGGTGCTGTCAGGAGAACCCGCAAGTGTCGCAGGGTCGAGTGGTGGAGGAGGCAGCACTTGGCAGGATGCAGCCGGTAGGTTCTGACAGGTTCAGTCTGCCCCGGGAGCAGCTCAGTCTCTGAAGAGGCAAAACCGGGCGCTGGCCAGGCTGAGACACAAGTAACGTGGCACTTGCACAGCAGACGGGATCAGAGCTgaggcccatctagcctggtatcccggCTCCAACGGGCCAaagccagatgctgcagaggacgATGGAAGAGCCCTGCAGTGGCACCTGAGGGATAATCTGCCCTCATGTCCTGGTCTCTAATACTCAGCTGGGCTGAAGCCCCACAGCAGGAcgttttctccctcttcccaaaCGTTGTGCCCTTTAACTATGATCCCTCTGGCTGTTCTCATCATCTGTAGGAATGTCCAGTCGCTACTTGAATCttactaaattcttggcctcagtgactcctgtggtggggagttccacaggctaatcgCACATTGCGTGAAACAGCCTTTCCTTGGCTCCGTTCCGAATTTCCCGTCTTCTCACTTTTCTGACTGGCCCTTGCTCTCGTGTTATGAGGTGGGGAGAACAGAAGCTCCCCatctcccttctctgtccccgtcAGTCATTTATAGACTCTTAACACGTCCCCTCTTACATTCACTCTAAGgtgacagtcccagtcttttcagtctctctccgCAGAGGGTTTTTCCAGGCCCCTGATCATTCTCATTGCCTGTCTCTGAACCCCTCTGGTTCTGCACTGTCCTGTGTGCaagggggtgcccagggcagctcgtggggtgcagaggaggtcACCCCATTGACTGATATCCAGGCATTAGACCAGCCCTCgtgttattttctatccccttcctccaaagcagctcCCCATTTGTCCCCTCCAGGGGCGGGCGGCTCATTCAGGCATTGCCGTCTGCACTGATATTGTGGCACTGGGCATCGCCAGATCCGCTTGGGAGCTTTAGCAAGCAGCAGGCGCGTGTCCTGGCAGGGCTGCGTTTCCCTTCCCATCTGAAGCGGCTCATTCCGGACAATAGCCACTTGCTCCCATTCGCTGGCCCAGTCACTGAACTCCTGGCTCTAACCAGTCCCGTCTCCCCAGAGCACGGTGCATGTCGGATGCCTCGATTATCCCCCAGCAGCGTCCCCCAGTGCCAAGGTCCAGCTCCTAGATCAGCCTGGCCTAGCGCTTTCTGTCTCCTTGCAGACATTGACGAGTGCCAGTGAAACGCCACAATCTGTGAGCCCCACGGGAACTGCATCAACATGCCAGGGAGTTACATGTGTAAATGCAGTTGCGGATTTGGAAAGAGTCAAAAGGATACGGCTAAGATCTGCACAGGTACAACAGGAACTGGAAACAGTCGTGGCAAAGGCTTGTTTCTGGCTTGTCTGCAGTGTTGCTAACGTGTGGTGTTGCCTTAAAGCCCCACCTCCCGGAGTCACGTAATTCCACTTTTGGCTAAAatcaaatggatttttaaaaaaaaatcttgtcattttaaaaccaatctcgtgacatttttgcagcctggctCACGGTTTGGGGTTTTTATTGATTGCTTGGTGCTGGCGATGCTGTTAATGCACCGTCACTGAGCTGACCCGGGATCTCTGACACTAACCAGCATTCATGGATGGGGAAACTAATCAGGTTGCTCTGAGGTCTCGCTCTTTCTCTGCGCCACACGTGGGCAAAGTGTCTGTTCTGATTCCCAGCCTGTCTTACGAATTGGAAACTGAGCCCGGGGAGTGAAGGTTGCCATGTCTCTTGCTGTGCTGCTTAATTCTACTGAGGCAGGAGCGTAGGGCACTGGGGATGTCATTAGAAGCGGCAGCATCCCCCCCAAACCTGCAGCTGCAATCAGAGCCCAAGATGCTCTTTCATAGCAGAGCTTGAGGTGGGGGAAGGTCAGGTCTTTGCAAAGCAAACTGGTCTGAGGACTCTGTGTTGGACAATCTTTAATACACCTTGGGCTCAAAAAGCCCATTAGTTTCTGGAACCCCATTAAGTGAACCTTCAGCAGCTGGTATCACAAAGGAACCAACTTGGGTCATCAggaggaatcaaacccaggacttGTCTGCTGAAAGCCCACAGCTCAGCTGCTGGAGCTAAGGGAGTAACTCCATTATCCAGTCATTGTAGCAGGCTGTTATCTACTTATGGGAACCAGCCGCTAGACCAAGACAAACTTGCTCTCTCCTTGTTCCGTGACTCAGTAGCCTTTGCTAGAGACTGGCACATATAAGCCCCCTCACAGGCATGGCGTAGGCCCATTGCCTTCCAAGAGGTTTAACAATGGAGCAAAAGTTGAATTTCCTGCCAAAGGAACAAGGGATTTTTTTCCAGCCCTGATGCACTCCCGGCCGTGAGCCCGGAGACACAAAGCGCCTCTCAGTGAAAGGAGCAGAGGGTAGAATCTGCATGGTGAGGCAGGGGAGACACATTCTTGACCTTTTATGGCGGAAGCAAGTTGAAAGAGACAGGTCTAGTGGGTCAGGTGTGAGACTCTGAAgacttgggttctagtcccagctctgttccTGCTACATGTCCTTGGgcaattccctgcctcagttttctctcccacctcttgtctatttagactagaAGCTCTTTATGGCCGTGTGTGTGCAGCGCTCTGGTGCTGCCTTTATGCAAATAACGACCGAGGGGAAGGAAATAGCGGGAAATAGCAAAATGCTGTCATGGGAAAGAGAGGGGGTGGAGTCTGGGAAAGAGCTGCTGGAGCACATCCCAAGGGAAGGATCCGTGAGCGCTCTGGACTCTCCCTGCTGACTGACTTGTTTGCTGATGTCCAGACGAAGGGGATTTTACCCACAAGGATTTCTGTGAGAAGCAGAAGCGTTATGGATAAATATCGGGGAGAGCTTAGCTTTCTTCTGTGGCTCTGCCCCTACTGTCCCCAGGGATGGTGACTGATAGGCCACTGCTGATCTGAACACCACAGGGAGTTAGCAGAACAGCTCTGCATGCTGATCCAAGCCTGCAAACCAGCTGACCCTTTGACTGTTTGGGTGGATAAATGTCTGTGCTTTTATTGTCAAACTGTTTGCTCTGAAAAGTTGTCACTGATGTTGAACAACTGGTTGCCTCAGTCCCATGGTCTTTCTCTGCTTCCTGATTGGACGGCTGAAATGTTGGGTTAATAAGCAGGCGAATGTCAAATTCCAGCACTTGTTCCTGGCTGGGATTTCCGGGAGAATCGGTCATGGCCATTTCTGCAGCAGCTCAATCGCTTCCCTCAACGCATGGGAATGATGGATGATGCCCCTGTCGCCACCAACTCAGTGCTGCTGTATGTGAAATGGTCACAAAGCGGGAGCCAGAACCCcagtggtgtaaattggtgcagcaccactgacttcaaggggttTTCATCCCAGCTCTGCTTCTCCATCTCTCACTGTCCCAGACAGGACTGCAGGCTCCCTAGGGGCTGGCCGGAACGAGTGCGTCTCTGCACAAACAAGCCAGGTCCCTAGGTAGAAAACCCCACTCCCTGCATGGGGTGAGTGACCCCGctgcacaatggagtcctgacaTCCCCCGTGTATCCCCCTTTGCCCGGCAGCTGGTGCTACCCGCGTTGGCAGCCTGGCGGGTGCACGTCCCTCCAGCATTTGGCTAGATCACGGCAGGGCTCCCTGTGCCAGGCAGGGCGGGGCCCGTCTGTCAGATCAGACTCTCCACCACGGTGAAAGGCCCCAGGAGGCAGCGAGGGCAGTAAAGTCCCCTCCGTTTGGGGCCGGATTGGTGACTCGCTGGGGCTATGCTGGGGGTCAGGCTGagctggtctcttctggctttggcTTCCACAGGCTGGATCGGCAGCGAGTGTCGAGCTGGCATCATCTGTCCGAGGGCTCGGTGGATTCACCCCgcagggccctgggccagggGTCACAGCAGGGTCCAGGAATGGACGTTGTTGGGCTGCTGCTCACTGTGCAGTGTTAGGAATAGGGGGATCCCCTGGGTCCAGCTGGATTCCAAACAACCTATTTACCAGCCGTGCAGGGCCTGGCCGCATGTTGGGTTTCTGCCATAGAGCCCCATGAGAGCCACCAGAGAGCAAAGAAACTAGTTTAAAGGGACATCACCCaattcccctgcactcccctgggcgcagcccacccacccttctcctagtgctccaggggaggggcggggctgggtgtaTCCCGAGCAGGGAGGGGACCCATCGGGTCTGTAACGCTGAGCGTGGCGCCCCCTTCTGGCGACTAGCTCCAGTTCAGCGCGCCCTTTCTTCTCCTCCACCATTGCAGCTCCCGGAGTCGTGGCTGCCCCGTGTCTCGGCCGTCCGGCCAGGTCACGCTGTGATCCCTGTTCTGGGGGAGCCTTTTAAAGTCAgacccctctctcctctcctgctaGCGAAACCCTTCCTCTGGGGCTCCTAGCCCCACCTCGGGCCTTCCTAGCCCCCCTTACCTCAGCCCCCACCACTGGGCCCAGCCCTCGGGCTGTAGCgaagccccacctgtcccctcccaggcgagcttccttctagccagcgccctgcacgcagcctgagtcacttcccctttgcAGGTTAACTGGCTGATCGGCCCCCCCTTAACCCTGCtctgtcagggctggtgcagggaggggatcgCAGGGTCCTGGTCTGGAAAAGGTTGGGCCACAGGGAGGGGGCCCTGCAAATAGCAGGGAAGAAAGGGGAATAGAATGGGAGGGGGGTAGATGGAGCAGACCACGACCCCTGCAGACCACGGCCCCTGACCGACAGACCACGGCCCCTGCAATGGGTGGGGGGTGACTCCATGGTCATTTGCCCCCCGTGAGTCCCCAGCCGAGCTgtgtgtgaccccctcccccgctttcccCTCTCAGACATCGACGAGTGCAACAAGACCCCAGATATCTGCAGCCCCAACGCCACGTGTATCAACACCATCGGGAGCTACTGGTGTGAGTGCCGGGCCGGCTACGTCCCCTCCAACAGGAACACGACCCTGTGCCAAGGTGGGTCCTGCCGCGGGGGGCATGGAGGGGGCacctgggggggctgggcagggcctggaCTTACACAGGCAGAGGTCTTGTCCGAggtggcagggagctgggaactGGTCTGGGACAGTGCAAcagtccccctgccccccatggacgGGGTCCCTCTGGGTCTCAGCCCTGGCCAGGGAGGGCTCAGCCTccaggctctcccctcccccagcccagcctgtccgtTCGTTGGGTGTTTCCAGTTGTCTCAGAGCCACAGGCACCAGCGAGCCCAGGTCTggctctgggagcggagcagggccAGGCCGGGGAGGGGGTGAGCAGGGCAGCCAGAGGCCGGGCGtctcccccccagcagtgccTGTATTCCTGCTGCACGGCTGGATTCTCTGCcctgggaagaggcagcagggggcgcagtcTGTGCCTAGGGGCCACTGTGGGgccagcccggggctccctgctggattctcctctcctcccctccccccccccaaacacaccccagaaccacccacagctggggggagagggctgaggggagatacgGCTGGGATGATTCCACAGCCCCcacggccccaccccacagcagctcagtccCCCCAGGACGGGGAGGGGGGACGGTTCCTTTCACAGGGACCAGCTTGTGGGCAGAGGATGGGCAGAAGGGGCTGCGCACATGTGTGGGGCTGAATGGCCTCCCagagggggggacaagtggggcaatttgagaggttttttggggcccctggagcagggtccttcactcgctccgggggccccggaaaactgcctaagtgccccgaagacccacggcggggggtccttccacccctggacccgccactgaagtgccaggtctttgACAGCAAttccccccgccgccaaagaccccaggccccctgaatcctctgggcggccctggctgaatgtgtgtgtgtggggggggggtgtcactgctcccccctgctggagggaatgagtcctgctctctgtgcctggctctggtGCATGCACCTACCCAGCCAGACCCCGCATTTCCCCCCACCCATCTCtcactcctcctccctttccatccccagagctcacctgccccccgctGCTGGTTGATGACAACTCTGCCGGAGCCAAGGTGAGTGGGGCACAGACCTCGCGGGGGGCGGGGTTAGACCCCGATTCCCCTTTACGTGCCACATTGCTTTTCACTGATCTCGCCCCACAAGGATTCTGGGGCCAAACTCGCCCCTAGGCAAAGAGCCAGTGGCCAGTCCCTGGACCCCCTGCAGTCCAGCCACGGCCCAGGCCTTTGCCCCAGGGGTGATTCTCACCCTCCAGGATCAGCAGCATCAGGCTGCTGCAACATGCTTCAGCTTGCAACCACCGTCCCCCACCATCCCTTGCAAATGCCGTGCACCCGCTAAGGGCCAGATGGGGCATTGCCCGCACTTCCTCTGGCGCCTGGCTTCTGAGCCTAGGGATCCTCTCGGGACAGGGGGATGTGGGCTGCAATTCTGTGATCTCTTTTCCTGAGCCAGGCCTGGGCCTTGTTTTGCAGAACATCCTGAGCAGCTTCCTGGCACAGATGGGAAGCCTCTGCCAGGTGACGCTGGAGGAGCTGAAGCAGATGAACCCTCAGAACGCCAAGGAAAAGCTGCAGGTGCCAAGCCAAAGTTTGGGGCCTTGCTGGGTTTGTTTCTGTTAGGGGGAGGAATTGCTGCTCCTACTCAGATCTAGTCCCAGGGCGATCTATAGAGATGCAGCGCCTGGAACAGGAGATAAATAAACAGTGGCACTTCCCAGAAATTCCCATGCCTGCCTCCCCAGTGggctctgtgcccaagaagctgGCTCTCCTAGGTTTCTAGGCTAGACgggaccatggtgatcatctagtctgacctcccaggCAGCAATGTCAATGGCAGGAGAACTTGTCTTTCCTTTCAGGGGGATTGTGGGAAGGCAGTGGAGGACTAGCAGTCTGGGAATGGGGGGCGCGGCAGGGGCTCAGACACTGTGACACCAACACCCCCCACGTTTGCTTGGCCAGGGCTTCTTGGACATTCTGGAGAAGCAGATAAATCTGGTCGGGCAGCAGAGCGAGAGTGTGGAGTGGAGACACCGGTTCGCGACGGAGCTGATGGCCATAGTGGAGAAGCTGCTGAGAACGCTGGGCCTGACCGTGCGTGATAGGATCAGCATCACATCCCCCAACGGCACAGGTCAGCACCTGGCCACGTGGTCCCAGTTGGGCTTTCATCACCCACAGACTACACtcccgccccactccccacagcgccccctgctgggagatgggagctccccccacagccagtgctcccgccctgctccccacagtgccccctgctgagggaggctgggactggagtagctgggagctccccccacagccaggaaAGCACCTTACCTAGCTACAGGCTCCCTTTCCCTGTTCTCTGTTGTGAGCCCTGGCTGGCATTGTGgttgcagagctggggctggtgtCCAGGCAGGCTGGGAACCAGAGCCAGGAAACCGTGACGCTGCAGCAGAGCAAGACGCAGATGGAATTAAagtgggctggagccccagggcagaaaaaTGAAGGTATGTGGTCATCCCCTGGGCTGGGGTGTGTATAGCGATGGGCACGGCCagggcattgggagcagcagcacagcaccccctggtgccaggctggggtgtgtagGGGGACAGGGCATGGTCAGGGCATTGGTGCCtgcacctccagcagcacagcgccccctggtgccaggctggggtgtgtagGGGGATGGGGCACGGCCAGGGCATTGGGGGTAgcacccccagcagcacagcgccccctgccaccagtctgccccagggaccctcctgccctccaTTTCATCCATCTCTGTCTCTCGCAGGCTTCATGCTGGTTGGGCTGCTGACATACCAGGGGATGAGCCCCATCCTGGACGGTGCTGGGCGGGTGGAGGCACCCGAGTGGGACAAGATCGGCCGGACGGGGAAGTGGGCGCAGGAGCTGGGGCGGCCCAGCTACCGTGTGCTGTCTCCGGTGGTGTCGGCCTTCATCAGTGACCCGAACCCCCAGGCACTCGGCCTCTCCGTCAGCATCCGCTTCAGCCACCCAGTGCCGGTGAGCCCCTGGGctgggcatgggggcagggccggctttagcaagtgcaggGCCCGAGTcctggggcttgtactcactgggcggcactcccagtcttcggtggcatttcagattgccggccaggggaggggggccatggggcttgccgcgctccggccggggtcatggggctgggggctctggccggggtcgTGGAGCCGGCGCTCTGGCCAGGGGAGCTGGGCCGCCGAAGACCCTGGAGCGGACCGTCGAcggggtgagtaaaaaaaattaaaaaggcacctaaggcgCAGGGACTAATTCCGGGGAATCGAGCGAATCGGCCTAAAGACGGCCCTGCACGGGGGGAGGAGAGCCTGGGGCACTcgggggcagagcctgggcccATCTCTtgtaacaccccccaccccaggctgcaggcgaATCCGCCTCCCACACAGGGACAAATTGATGCTCtgtgagcccagcccagcccctcgtACCCCCCTGACCTGCTCTCTCGCAGTCTGGGGAGAccagctccagccagccccccacccctctcctgccccccatgcaCCAAGCGTCTCTCTGTGCCCAGGAGAACAAGACCGACCTGCGCCTCCTCTGCGCCTACTGGGAGCCTGGCAGCAGGCGCTGGGCCACCGACGGCTGCACCCTGCAGAAGTTGAACGCCACCATCACCCGCTGCCAGTGCAACCACCTGACCAGCTTCGCCGTGCTCATGGCCTTCTACGAGCTGGAGGTAGGCGCGGCCCTCGCTGGGGCCTCGGTGCTGGGCTGGTTCTGCTCATCCCCTCAATCCTCCCCTGTGGAgcaggagtcactccagattccCCCTGGAGTAAACCCATTCCCCACCAGCAGGCAGGGCCCTGGATCTGATCAGGAGCACAAGCAGCCCCCCCTCCCACAGGGGACAGGCAGACTCCCCAGATAGCAGAGACCGACGTGCCTGGCTGGGAagctgtggggcagcaggggcagggagctcacCCCGTTGCATTGCAGGGCAGGgagcatccccatccccatcgctCAGAAGCAGGGAGGGGTTAAATGCCTCACTCAAGGAGACACAGTGAGGTGACATcacagctgggaactgaacccaggagtcctgcctccagcccccctgctcctctcccagagctggtagaacccaggagtcctgagctgcAGCACCGTAGCCACAAGCGCATCTGTCTGGTCCAAAAGCAGCTCCCTGCCGGGCAGGGGCTTCCTCCCGCCAGGCGGGGGCGCTCTGCTCTCTGCTACAGGGGAACAGCCCCGGCCCCTCGCACTTTCTGGCGCCCccgtcctgcagggatcggtgcCAGGGACTCCCCCTTGGTGGGTGGTGACCCTAGAGCCCCTCGGCTTCCCatggccctgaggctgtgggtcagCCCCTcgggggtggagaggggcaggctgggcagcatcgAATCCATCTGGGCGGTTGGACCCAGACAGACTCTGGTTCCCGCAGGCTGCCGGTGTCACCACTAGGGGGCGCTCCCAGCCGCGGCACAGAGCGAGGCCGACAGGCTAGTCCGGCTGTCCCCTAACGCCCGGCCTGGCTGCtgccttggggcggggggggggaccctgactaatcccctcaccccacccacccccggcaCAGGACTGGACCCTGGACGTCATCACCAAGGTGGGGCTGGTGATTTCGCTGCTGTGCCTGCTGCTGGCCATCGTCACCTTCCTCTTCTGCCGCGCCCTCAAGGGCCCCCGCACCACCATCCACCTGCACCTCTGCCTGGCGCTCTTCATCGCCTACACCGTCTTCCTCACTGGCACCTCCAGCACCGGCAACACGGTACCCGGCTCTGACCCCCCCAGCCTcgggcccagcgccccctgctgggagctcctcctccccgccagccTCGGGTCCCACTCCCCCCCACCAgcatcagcccctgcccctgctccccacagcgcccccgccccgcctgccTCGGGACCCACTCCccgcagtgccccctgctggcagttCCCCCCAGACAGCCTCAGGGCTGATGCCCacagcgccccctcctgggagcTCCCACTCCCAGCCAACTGCAGGCCCTGCTCCCCactgtgccccctgctggcacaggctggggctggagaagccacgagcttcccccacagcccatgctcctgccccactccccactgcgccccctgctgcccggggctggggctggaggagccggGAGCCCGGCCCTGACGTCCCACGTCCCGTTGGCTGCAGGTGGTGTGCGGCGTGGTGGCCGGGCTCCTGCACTATTTCTTCCTGGCCGCCTTCTGCTGGATGTGCCTGGAGGGCGCCGAGCTCTACCTGCTGGTGGTTCAGGTCTTCACCCCCCTCGGCCTCAGGCGCCGCTACATGTTCCTGCTGGGCTACGGCGTGCCGGCCCTCATCGTGGGCGTCTCGGCCGCCACCTACAGCGAGGGCTACGGCACGGCGCGCCAGTGAGTCaccggcccggggggggggggcccagtgCTCGCGGCCAGGGGCTCGAGGGGAACAGGGCACCGTGCCCAGGCAGCACACGGGGGCAGGAGCGGCTCAGCCGGGCGGCCGCTGCCATCTGGGCccaccaggggaggggaggagtgggactaaactgggaggagtggttgatacgctggagggtagggataggatacagagggacctagacaaattagaggattgggccaaaagaaatatgatgaggttcaacaaggacaagtgcagagtcctgcacttaggacggaagaatcccatgcactgttacagactagggactgactagctgggcagcagttctgcagaaaaggacctaggggttacggtggacgaaaagctgaatatgagtcaacagtgtgcccttgttgccaagaaggctaatggcattttgggttgtataagtaggggcatttccagcagatcgagggacgtgatcattcccctctattcggcattggtgaggcctcatctggagtactgtgtccagttttgggccccacactacaagaaggatgtggataaattggagagagtccagcggagggcaacaaaaatgattagggggctggagcacatgacttaggaggagaggctgagggaactgggattgtttagcctgcagaagagaagaatgaggggggatttgatagctgctttcaactacctgaaagggggttccaaagaggatggatctagactgttctcagtggtagaagatgacagaacaaggagtaatggtctcaagttgcagagggggaggtttaggttggacattaggaaaaactttttcactagtagggtggtgaagcactggaatgggttacctagggaggtggtggaatctccttccttagaggtttttaaggtcaggcttgacaaagccctggctgggatgatttagttgggtttggtcctgctttgagcagggggttggactagatacctcctggggtcccttccaaccctgagattctatgattctatgacttcatGGGGTGGGTGAGCCCAGCGTGAGGGGGGAGCACCCTCCTGCTGCTTGGGCCAGGGCCCC
The DNA window shown above is from Mauremys reevesii isolate NIE-2019 linkage group 25, ASM1616193v1, whole genome shotgun sequence and carries:
- the LOC120391381 gene encoding adhesion G protein-coupled receptor E5-like isoform X3, with product MDPARRLLPLGLCIALCLWGTVAQNHGVQAVPAPAGTTGDCNNHMLCPANAKCVNSTHCTCLDGYQPRGNRFFTDTTEPCDDINECLGQNQTDCGKNAQCNNAPGSYSCTCIDGYELSSGKAKFMHESENSCQDIDECNKTPDICSPNATCINTIGSYWCECRAGYVPSNRNTTLCQELTCPPLLVDDNSAGAKNILSSFLAQMGSLCQVTLEELKQMNPQNAKEKLQGFLDILEKQINLVGQQSESVEWRHRFATELMAIVEKLLRTLGLTVRDRISITSPNGTELGLVSRQAGNQSQETVTLQQSKTQMELKWAGAPGQKNEGFMLVGLLTYQGMSPILDGAGRVEAPEWDKIGRTGKWAQELGRPSYRVLSPVVSAFISDPNPQALGLSVSIRFSHPVPENKTDLRLLCAYWEPGSRRWATDGCTLQKLNATITRCQCNHLTSFAVLMAFYELEDWTLDVITKVGLVISLLCLLLAIVTFLFCRALKGPRTTIHLHLCLALFIAYTVFLTGTSSTGNTVVCGVVAGLLHYFFLAAFCWMCLEGAELYLLVVQVFTPLGLRRRYMFLLGYGVPALIVGVSAATYSEGYGTARHCWLSLKKQFIWSFLAPVCIIILVNAVIFVVTVWKLSLKFADINPNMSQLKKLRVLTITAIAQLCVLGTTWIFGMFQFNQRSLVASYIFTILNSLQGLFIFLLHCLLNKQVRDEYRRWLSCGSFKGPAKYSRFSSSTTTRGL
- the LOC120391381 gene encoding adhesion G protein-coupled receptor E5-like isoform X2, giving the protein MDPARRLLPLGLCIALCLWGTVAQNHGVQAVPAPAGTTGDCNNHMLCPANAKCVNSTHCTCLDGYQPRGNRFFTDTTEPCDDINECLGQNQTDCGKNAQCNNAPGSYSCTCIDGYELSSGKAKFMHESENSCQDIDECNKTPDICSPNATCINTIGSYWCECRAGYVPSNRNTTLCQELTCPPLLVDDNSAGAKNILSSFLAQMGSLCQVTLEELKQMNPQNAKEKLQGFLDILEKQINLVGQQSESVEWRHRFATELMAIVEKLLRTLGLTVRDRISITSPNGTELGLVSRQAGNQSQETVTLQQSKTQMELKWAGAPGQKNEGFMLVGLLTYQGMSPILDGAGRVEAPEWDKIGRTGKWAQELGRPSYRVLSPVVSAFISDPNPQALGLSVSIRFSHPVPENKTDLRLLCAYWEPGSRRWATDGCTLQKLNATITRCQCNHLTSFAVLMAFYELEDWTLDVITKVGLVISLLCLLLAIVTFLFCRALKGPRTTIHLHLCLALFIAYTVFLTGTSSTGNTVVCGVVAGLLHYFFLAAFCWMCLEGAELYLLVVQVFTPLGLRRRYMFLLGYGVPALIVGVSAATYSEGYGTARHCWLSLKKQFIWSFLAPVCIIILVNAVIFVVTVWKLSLKFADINPNMSQLKKLRVLTITAIAQLCVLGTTWIFGMFQFNQRSLVASYIFTILNSLQGLFIFLLHCLLNKQVRDEYRRWLSCGSFKGPAKYSRFSSSTTTRPSQESGL